One genomic window of Methyloceanibacter sp. wino2 includes the following:
- a CDS encoding flagellar biosynthetic protein FliO, which yields MDFDLNTAILGIAALLFIVALLVLTVWAFKALFGQGEAGTTKKGRERRLSVVETAQVDPNRKLCLVRRDDVEHLLIIGGPVDLVVETGIKGRPAPLQPPHGDVVIAKTAPRPAPKMGQP from the coding sequence ATGGATTTCGACCTCAACACCGCCATCCTGGGCATTGCGGCACTCCTCTTCATCGTCGCCTTGCTCGTGCTGACGGTTTGGGCATTCAAAGCCTTGTTTGGCCAGGGAGAGGCCGGGACCACCAAGAAGGGCCGCGAACGGCGGCTGTCGGTGGTGGAGACGGCCCAGGTCGACCCGAACCGCAAGCTGTGTCTCGTGCGGCGGGACGATGTGGAGCACCTCCTCATCATCGGCGGACCAGTCGATCTCGTCGTCGAAACGGGAATCAAAGGCCGTCCCGCACCACTCCAGCCGCCGCACGGCGACGTGGTGATCGCAAAAACCGCCCCGAGGCCCGCACCCAAAATGGGCCAACCCTAG
- a CDS encoding M15 family metallopeptidase, producing MRVDAVIPGWNSRAMTVRDSLAWAALMAAVVLLGASMSTAGTPTKNAPKSTMPDSFVYLRDVDPTIQQDMRYAGSDNFTGRRVPGYDAPECILVREAAEALKAAQADLKPLGYSIKVFDCYRPAQAVAAFVAWSSKPDDPEAKRMHYPNLSKKDLFPNYIATRSGHSRGATLDVTIVPTGSKPSPAEADPDKPEPCTEGDPADNGLDMGTGFDCFDTKANTVTKGLTPDEEKHRKLLLDVMGRHGFQNYPKEIWHFTFQPEPFPDTYFDFPVLPRPGSGPDTLDGT from the coding sequence GTGCGTGTTGACGCAGTCATACCCGGCTGGAATTCTCGGGCCATGACCGTGCGCGACAGTTTGGCTTGGGCCGCCCTGATGGCGGCGGTCGTCCTCCTCGGGGCCTCGATGAGCACTGCCGGCACGCCGACCAAAAACGCGCCGAAGAGCACGATGCCCGACAGTTTCGTGTATCTGCGCGACGTGGACCCCACCATCCAACAAGACATGCGCTACGCGGGCAGCGACAACTTCACCGGACGCCGCGTGCCCGGCTACGACGCGCCGGAATGCATTCTGGTGCGCGAGGCAGCCGAAGCGCTGAAGGCGGCACAGGCCGATCTGAAGCCGCTCGGATACTCGATCAAGGTCTTCGATTGCTATCGTCCAGCGCAGGCTGTGGCCGCGTTCGTGGCGTGGTCGTCGAAACCGGACGATCCGGAGGCAAAACGGATGCATTACCCGAACCTGTCGAAGAAAGACCTGTTCCCGAACTACATCGCCACGCGATCCGGGCACTCGCGCGGCGCGACCCTCGACGTCACCATCGTGCCGACCGGCAGCAAGCCCTCGCCCGCGGAAGCCGATCCCGACAAGCCCGAGCCCTGCACCGAAGGCGATCCGGCCGACAACGGGCTCGACATGGGGACCGGGTTCGACTGTTTCGACACCAAGGCCAATACGGTCACAAAGGGCCTCACGCCGGACGAGGAGAAGCACCGCAAACTCCTTCTCGACGTCATGGGCCGTCACGGTTTTCAGAACTACCCGAAGGAGATCTGGCACTTCACGTTCCAGCCGGAGCCCTTCCCCGATACCTATTTCGACTTCCCGGTCCTGCCGCGTCCCGGAAGCGGGCCGGACACGCTGGACGGCACGTGA